The proteins below come from a single Salinilacihabitans rarus genomic window:
- a CDS encoding ABC transporter ATP-binding protein: MSGEVTGSEAVAPDRDEELGETLVEVRDLKTYYEGDGLFGGKPVKAVDGVNFDIRRGETLGLVGESGCGKTTLGRTLIQLEQATEGEVLFDGTDVTTLSGAELKKWRRNSQMVFQDPQSSLNDRMTVGEIVREPLDVHEWKTPRERRQRVRELLETVGLQREHYYRYPHQFSGGQRQRVGIARALALEPDFVVLDEPTSALDVSVQAKVLNLLEDLQDEFGLTYLFIAHDLSVVRHICDRVAVMYLGNVLEIGPTEELFQNPANPYTHALLSAIPDPDPTADHDRIILHGTPPSPRDPPSGCPFSTRCPAKIKPEGYEGIDDELWEALILLRVVLEERERAELTVLERIKEWRGKDTRFENVEAVRGELFGDLDVPSEIDRHLEEVFEAMEVGEDERALEYLNAEFDSVCDVETPDHHHVSESGRTSFCHRHLPEYESPERELSRSD; this comes from the coding sequence ATGAGCGGCGAGGTAACCGGCTCGGAGGCCGTCGCCCCCGATCGCGACGAGGAACTGGGCGAGACGCTGGTCGAGGTCCGCGACCTCAAGACCTACTACGAGGGCGACGGGCTGTTCGGCGGCAAGCCGGTGAAAGCCGTCGACGGCGTCAACTTCGACATCCGCCGCGGTGAGACCCTCGGGCTCGTCGGCGAGTCCGGCTGCGGGAAGACGACCCTCGGGCGGACGCTCATCCAGCTCGAACAGGCGACCGAGGGCGAGGTGCTGTTCGACGGCACCGACGTGACGACCCTCAGCGGGGCCGAACTGAAGAAGTGGCGGCGAAACTCCCAGATGGTCTTCCAGGACCCCCAGTCCAGCCTCAACGACCGGATGACCGTCGGGGAGATCGTCCGCGAGCCGCTCGACGTCCACGAGTGGAAGACCCCGCGCGAGCGCCGCCAGCGCGTGCGCGAACTGCTCGAGACGGTCGGCCTCCAGCGCGAGCACTACTACCGCTACCCCCACCAGTTCTCCGGGGGCCAGCGCCAGCGCGTCGGCATCGCGCGGGCGCTCGCGCTCGAACCGGATTTCGTCGTCCTCGACGAGCCGACGAGCGCGCTCGACGTCTCCGTCCAGGCGAAGGTGCTCAACCTGCTTGAGGACCTCCAGGACGAGTTCGGCCTCACGTACCTGTTCATCGCCCACGACCTGAGCGTCGTCCGGCACATCTGCGACCGGGTGGCCGTGATGTACCTCGGGAACGTCCTCGAGATCGGACCGACCGAGGAGCTCTTCCAGAACCCGGCCAACCCCTACACCCACGCGCTGCTGTCGGCGATCCCCGACCCGGACCCCACGGCCGATCACGACCGGATCATCCTCCACGGGACGCCGCCGAGCCCGCGCGACCCGCCCTCCGGGTGTCCGTTCAGCACCCGCTGTCCGGCCAAGATCAAACCCGAAGGGTACGAGGGGATAGACGACGAACTCTGGGAGGCGCTGATCCTCCTGCGGGTCGTCCTCGAAGAACGCGAGCGCGCCGAGTTGACGGTCCTCGAACGGATCAAGGAGTGGCGCGGGAAGGACACCCGCTTCGAGAACGTCGAGGCCGTCCGCGGGGAGCTGTTCGGCGACCTCGACGTCCCGTCGGAGATCGATCGCCACCTCGAGGAGGTGTTCGAGGCGATGGAGGTCGGCGAGGACGAGCGGGCGCTGGAGTACCTCAACGCCGAGTTCGACAGCGTCTGTGACGTCGAGACGCCCGACCACCACCACGTCAGCGAGTCCGGGCGGACCAGTTTCTGTCACCGCCACCTCCCCGAGTACGAGTCGCCCGAACGGGAACTGTCCCGGAGCGACTGA
- a CDS encoding DUF7555 family protein — translation MRTTGRLRTAAAVAVDAVVYGAVVTALVFVGSTLASFASGGDWVTVKAVLFVVGTLVLGYGTARLWLAAPYWQDDAEETGSLTGSAAIPKRGGTRFQRFVERVPPRRWVDLTPREAVSPASKLLVAGLMIMAVSFVMEAAFGIGA, via the coding sequence ATGCGGACGACGGGTCGGCTGCGGACGGCTGCCGCGGTCGCGGTCGACGCGGTCGTCTACGGCGCCGTCGTGACCGCCCTCGTGTTCGTCGGATCGACGCTCGCCAGCTTCGCGTCCGGCGGCGACTGGGTCACCGTCAAGGCGGTGCTGTTCGTCGTCGGGACGCTCGTCCTCGGGTACGGGACCGCGCGCCTGTGGCTGGCCGCGCCCTACTGGCAGGACGACGCCGAGGAGACCGGCTCGTTGACGGGGTCGGCAGCGATCCCGAAACGGGGCGGGACCCGGTTCCAGCGGTTCGTCGAGCGCGTGCCGCCGCGTCGGTGGGTCGACCTCACCCCGCGGGAGGCGGTCTCGCCGGCGTCGAAGCTCCTCGTCGCCGGCCTGATGATCATGGCCGTCTCCTTCGTCATGGAGGCGGCCTTCGGCATCGGGGCCTGA
- a CDS encoding dolichol kinase — protein MADELKRRLVHASGSGLVALWLLADALGWPLTWARFRVLMLALALGAIGLEFLRLRVGLDWWIYEKLTREYEQDQFAGYGYYMVSMTAVVLAFPASIALPSMLMLAIGDPISGAVSDDSLKTVKGPTVLVTMFVVSAALAAPFLSESPLAVLAAALGATIADGVKVTIRGFVVDDNLTIPIYASALAWLAVEFAPV, from the coding sequence ATGGCCGACGAACTGAAGCGACGGCTGGTCCACGCGAGCGGTTCCGGACTGGTCGCGCTCTGGCTGCTCGCCGACGCCCTCGGGTGGCCGCTCACCTGGGCCCGGTTTCGCGTCCTGATGCTCGCGCTCGCGCTCGGGGCGATCGGCCTCGAGTTCCTGCGGCTTCGCGTCGGACTCGACTGGTGGATCTACGAGAAGTTGACCCGCGAGTACGAGCAAGATCAGTTCGCCGGCTACGGCTACTACATGGTCAGCATGACGGCCGTCGTCCTCGCGTTCCCGGCGTCGATCGCCCTCCCGTCGATGCTGATGCTGGCGATCGGCGACCCGATCAGCGGCGCGGTATCGGACGACAGCCTCAAGACCGTCAAGGGTCCGACGGTGCTCGTCACGATGTTCGTCGTCAGCGCCGCCCTCGCGGCGCCGTTTCTCTCCGAGTCCCCGCTCGCCGTCCTCGCGGCCGCCCTCGGCGCGACGATCGCCGACGGCGTGAAAGTCACGATCCGGGGGTTCGTCGTCGACGACAACCTGACGATCCCGATCTACGCGAGCGCGCTGGCGTGGCTCGCGGTCGAGTTCGCGCCGGTCTGA
- a CDS encoding ABC transporter ATP-binding protein, with amino-acid sequence MAAEAAREEAVGRNEPLLSVRNLRTAFFTDKETIRAVDGVNFEIDVGETVGIVGESGSGKSVTARSIMGLVESPGRVLDGSSVRFRHLETVRQFAADYPGRTVDLTDLRESYDPSDLFDDPEVDASVEEFAEAGESPPSRDEITVKDVIDAGYGERLGLVDEDDFVFVEEYGRDGGERVPVSGYVEVTRTSGKPLRRLRGGNIAMVFQDPLTSLNPVYTVGNQIKEALKLHQGLTGSDATQEAVELLEAVGIPDARRRLKEYPHQFSGGMRQRAVIAMALACDPELLICDEPTTALDVTIQAQILELLAELQAERDLSIMFITHDMGVIAEVSDRVNVMYAGEVVETADVETLFGEPAHPYTRGLLESIPGHQVGRERLSTIEGDVPTPNEPATHCRFAPRCPEQFEECLHVHPEPVPVRTGEDEHVAACLLYPEDEGKVERIEHHDRIGGDGGERR; translated from the coding sequence ATGGCCGCCGAAGCCGCCCGCGAGGAGGCCGTCGGCCGGAACGAGCCGCTGTTGTCGGTTCGCAACCTCCGGACGGCGTTCTTCACGGACAAGGAGACGATCCGGGCCGTCGACGGCGTCAACTTCGAGATCGACGTCGGCGAGACCGTCGGCATCGTCGGCGAGAGCGGGTCGGGCAAGAGCGTCACCGCCCGCTCGATCATGGGGCTGGTCGAGTCCCCCGGCCGGGTGCTCGACGGCAGCAGCGTCCGGTTTCGCCACCTCGAGACGGTCAGGCAGTTCGCCGCCGACTACCCCGGCCGGACCGTCGACCTGACGGACCTCCGGGAGTCGTACGACCCCTCGGACCTGTTCGACGACCCCGAGGTCGACGCGTCGGTCGAGGAGTTCGCCGAGGCGGGCGAGTCGCCGCCGTCGCGCGACGAGATCACCGTCAAGGACGTCATCGACGCCGGCTACGGCGAGCGCCTCGGACTGGTCGACGAGGACGACTTCGTCTTCGTCGAGGAGTACGGCCGCGACGGCGGCGAGCGCGTCCCCGTCAGCGGCTACGTCGAGGTGACCCGAACCAGCGGGAAGCCGCTGCGTCGCCTCCGCGGGGGGAACATCGCGATGGTGTTCCAGGACCCGCTGACGAGCCTCAACCCGGTCTACACGGTCGGGAACCAGATCAAAGAGGCGCTGAAGCTCCACCAGGGGCTCACCGGCAGCGACGCCACCCAGGAGGCCGTCGAGTTGCTCGAAGCCGTCGGCATCCCCGACGCCCGGCGCCGCCTCAAGGAGTACCCCCACCAGTTCTCCGGCGGGATGCGCCAGCGCGCGGTGATCGCGATGGCGCTCGCCTGTGACCCCGAGTTGCTCATCTGCGACGAGCCGACGACCGCGCTGGACGTGACGATTCAGGCGCAGATCCTCGAGTTGCTCGCGGAACTGCAGGCGGAACGGGATCTCTCGATCATGTTCATCACCCACGACATGGGCGTCATCGCCGAGGTGTCCGACCGCGTCAACGTCATGTACGCCGGCGAAGTGGTCGAGACCGCCGACGTCGAGACGCTGTTCGGCGAGCCGGCACACCCCTACACGCGGGGACTGCTCGAATCGATCCCCGGCCACCAGGTCGGGCGCGAACGGCTGTCGACGATCGAGGGCGACGTGCCGACGCCGAACGAGCCGGCGACCCACTGCCGGTTCGCGCCGCGGTGTCCGGAACAGTTCGAGGAGTGTCTGCACGTCCACCCCGAACCGGTCCCGGTGCGAACCGGCGAGGACGAGCACGTGGCGGCGTGTCTCCTCTACCCCGAGGACGAAGGGAAAGTCGAGCGGATCGAACACCACGACCGCATCGGCGGCGACGGGGGTGAGCGCCGATGA
- a CDS encoding DUF7529 family protein: MTDIGPDDAPDERTDSRGPGELGSPAIKTAWQQTLEDMRALEAQREEEGWEVVSLVAGDTAPTTPSTSRDDSFGLVFVVPGSDAEAFAEAFERGTFPRYEVYRNTADRHVFLVVEYLDPEEELAVLVAGAYSLERAEDMAKIAQREEEMYTHVRKLDGTVVGSFRHEKYAKFVPDAGEFSR, translated from the coding sequence ATGACCGACATCGGCCCCGACGATGCACCCGACGAACGCACCGACTCCCGCGGGCCGGGGGAACTCGGCTCGCCCGCGATCAAGACCGCGTGGCAGCAGACCCTCGAGGACATGCGTGCCCTCGAAGCGCAACGCGAGGAGGAGGGGTGGGAGGTCGTCTCGCTCGTCGCGGGCGACACCGCCCCGACGACCCCCTCGACCAGCCGGGACGACAGCTTCGGACTCGTGTTCGTCGTCCCGGGCAGCGACGCCGAGGCGTTCGCCGAGGCCTTCGAGCGCGGGACCTTCCCGCGGTACGAGGTCTACCGCAACACCGCAGATCGACACGTCTTCCTCGTCGTCGAGTACCTCGACCCCGAGGAGGAGCTTGCGGTCCTCGTCGCGGGCGCGTACTCCCTCGAACGGGCGGAGGACATGGCCAAGATCGCACAGCGAGAGGAGGAGATGTACACGCACGTCCGAAAGCTCGACGGGACGGTGGTGGGCTCGTTCCGCCACGAGAAGTACGCGAAGTTCGTCCCCGACGCGGGGGAGTTCTCCAGGTGA
- a CDS encoding CBS domain-containing protein translates to MNVADAMTSRADVVTVELPGTRNDVLEYLQERSFSSVPVVTETDDGPEYRGLVSRESLIEQPDEDQLVMLIEDVPTTTAEASLEEVARVMVEEGARRVPVVDGEFEGIVTVTDVIHAIAAGDQETDGVVETYACTDVNATYEGAPLPVAERELHYANVPYTIALDDDGRMSGILTEVDIIDVARIVEGEEETGNNFPDQDADWSWEGIKAVGSRYLPTRDIEIPTGPVREFMSDDVVTVSTRKSIQDAAQQMISNDIEQIPMVTGERLVGIVCDVDLLEALYE, encoded by the coding sequence ATGAACGTAGCCGACGCCATGACGTCTCGCGCGGACGTGGTGACCGTTGAGTTGCCGGGGACGCGAAACGACGTTCTCGAGTACCTCCAGGAGCGGTCGTTTTCCTCGGTGCCGGTCGTCACGGAGACCGACGACGGCCCCGAGTACCGGGGGCTAGTCTCCCGGGAGTCGCTGATCGAACAGCCCGACGAGGACCAGCTCGTCATGCTGATCGAGGACGTCCCGACGACCACGGCGGAGGCGAGCCTCGAAGAGGTCGCCCGCGTGATGGTCGAGGAGGGTGCCCGCCGGGTCCCCGTCGTCGACGGGGAGTTCGAGGGGATCGTCACGGTGACCGACGTGATCCACGCGATCGCCGCCGGCGACCAGGAGACCGACGGCGTCGTCGAGACCTACGCCTGCACCGACGTGAACGCGACCTACGAGGGGGCGCCGCTGCCGGTCGCCGAGCGCGAACTCCACTACGCGAACGTCCCCTACACGATCGCCCTCGACGACGACGGCCGGATGAGCGGCATCCTCACCGAGGTCGACATCATCGACGTCGCGCGCATCGTCGAGGGCGAGGAGGAGACGGGGAACAACTTCCCCGATCAGGACGCAGACTGGTCCTGGGAGGGCATCAAGGCCGTCGGGAGCCGGTACCTGCCGACCCGCGACATCGAGATCCCCACCGGACCCGTCCGGGAGTTCATGAGCGACGACGTGGTGACGGTCTCGACCCGGAAGTCGATTCAGGACGCCGCCCAGCAGATGATCAGCAACGACATCGAGCAGATCCCGATGGTCACCGGCGAGCGACTGGTGGGCATCGTCTGCGACGTCGACCTGCTGGAGGCGCTCTATGAGTGA
- the glyS gene encoding glycine--tRNA ligase, with protein MSEERTSEKLVELAKRRGYFFPASNAYGGVGGFYTFGPQGASLKGNLEDAWRERFAVAEGNMEIDAPTVMPEPVFEASGHLETFDDMLVECPECGESHRADHVVEDATDIEDAESLPIPEVEEVIAEYEIGCPTCGAGLAEQAVESFNLMFATNIGPGDADPGYLRPETAQGIFVEFPRLKEYARNQLPFGVTQIGRAYRNEISPRRSIVRTREFTQAELEQFVDPEGEGPDLSSVEDVPVTLYPATEQVADDGSEVETTIGDAVADGVIADPWIAYFLGVAREWYAAVGVDMDRFRFRQHLAGERSHYASDCWDAESEVDGNWIEIAGFAHRGDYDLSKHDEYSDERFTIFRQYDEPKTVERATVDPDMSYLGPEFGADAGAIVEELEKLAGRDRTAFEGETVAVDLDGETHEVPTEKVGFSVDEETIAGEHVVPHVIEPSFGVDRLLYTVLHHAYREDEVDGEERTHLALEPEVAPTFVGVFPLQSDDDLEAEARAIAADLRAAGLSVTYDDSGNIGRRYRRQDEVGTPFCVTVDYESLDDRAVTVRERDSTVQKRLPIDDLPETLAALRSGDLTFEDVDGA; from the coding sequence ATGAGTGAGGAGCGAACGAGCGAGAAACTGGTCGAACTCGCCAAGCGACGGGGCTACTTCTTCCCGGCGTCGAACGCCTACGGCGGCGTCGGCGGCTTCTACACGTTCGGCCCGCAGGGGGCGTCGCTGAAGGGCAACCTCGAGGACGCCTGGCGCGAGCGCTTCGCCGTCGCGGAGGGCAACATGGAGATCGACGCGCCGACGGTCATGCCCGAACCCGTCTTCGAGGCGTCGGGCCACCTCGAGACGTTCGACGACATGCTCGTCGAGTGTCCGGAGTGTGGCGAGAGCCACCGCGCGGACCACGTCGTCGAGGACGCGACCGACATCGAGGACGCCGAGAGCCTCCCGATCCCGGAGGTCGAGGAGGTCATCGCCGAGTACGAGATCGGCTGTCCGACCTGCGGCGCCGGCCTCGCCGAGCAGGCCGTCGAGTCGTTCAACCTCATGTTCGCGACGAACATCGGCCCCGGCGACGCCGACCCCGGCTACCTCCGGCCCGAGACGGCCCAGGGCATCTTCGTCGAGTTCCCCCGCCTGAAGGAGTACGCCCGCAACCAGTTGCCGTTCGGCGTCACGCAGATCGGCCGGGCCTACCGCAACGAGATCAGCCCCCGGCGGTCGATCGTCCGCACGCGGGAGTTCACGCAGGCCGAACTCGAACAGTTCGTCGACCCCGAGGGCGAGGGTCCCGACCTCTCGTCCGTCGAGGACGTCCCGGTGACGCTCTACCCGGCGACCGAGCAGGTCGCAGACGACGGGAGCGAGGTCGAGACGACGATCGGCGACGCCGTCGCAGACGGCGTGATCGCCGACCCGTGGATCGCGTACTTCCTCGGCGTCGCCCGCGAGTGGTACGCGGCCGTCGGCGTCGACATGGATCGGTTCCGGTTCCGCCAGCACCTCGCCGGCGAGCGCTCCCACTACGCGAGCGACTGCTGGGACGCAGAGAGCGAGGTCGACGGCAACTGGATCGAGATCGCCGGCTTCGCCCACCGCGGCGACTACGACCTCTCGAAACACGACGAGTACTCCGACGAGCGGTTCACGATCTTCAGACAGTACGACGAACCCAAGACCGTCGAGCGCGCGACCGTCGACCCCGACATGAGCTATCTGGGGCCGGAGTTCGGCGCCGACGCGGGCGCGATCGTCGAGGAACTCGAGAAACTGGCCGGGCGCGACCGGACCGCCTTCGAGGGCGAGACGGTCGCGGTCGACCTCGACGGCGAGACCCACGAGGTCCCGACCGAGAAGGTCGGCTTCTCGGTCGACGAGGAGACGATCGCCGGCGAGCACGTCGTCCCGCACGTGATCGAGCCCTCCTTCGGCGTCGACCGACTGCTGTACACGGTCCTCCACCACGCCTACCGCGAGGACGAGGTCGACGGCGAGGAGCGGACCCACCTCGCGCTCGAACCGGAGGTCGCGCCCACCTTCGTCGGTGTCTTCCCGCTGCAAAGCGACGACGACCTCGAAGCCGAGGCCCGCGCCATCGCCGCCGACCTGCGCGCGGCCGGGCTGTCGGTCACCTACGACGACTCGGGCAACATCGGCCGGCGCTACCGCCGACAGGACGAGGTCGGCACCCCGTTCTGCGTCACGGTCGACTACGAGAGCCTCGACGACCGCGCCGTCACCGTCCGCGAGCGCGACTCGACGGTCCAGAAGCGCCTGCCGATCGACGACCTGCCGGAGACGCTGGCGGCGCTTCGATCGGGCGACCTGACCTTCGAGGACGTCGACGGGGCGTGA
- a CDS encoding DEAD/DEAH box helicase — MAATDEGSQPTIEHPLLEPDLLERRLYQLKLAGTAANDHTLVCLPTGLGKTTVSLLVTARRLDEVGGKSLMLAPTKPLVSQHADFYREALRIPDEEIVVFTGDVSPDDRAALWEDARIVMATPQVIENDLVGGRISLSDVTHLTFDECHRATGDYAYNYIAERYHEDARDPLVTGMSASPGGDEEAILEVCENLGIREVEVMTEEDADVAEFTHDTDVEWERIELPEEVLEIRDALNEVIRDRLEKLKELGVAKSTQPDQSQTDLNRMRAELQTLINNDQSEGYKGMSVHAEVMKLRQAVTLVETQSVEAVRRYFERQRNQARTSGASKASQRLVSDPRVREAMRKAESFDELHPKYRKTRMLLAETLGLEGGERVIVFTESRDTAEALTDFLSESFDAERFVGQGDREGSDGMTQTQQQAVLDRFRAGEFEVLVSTSVAEEGLDVPEVDLVLFYEPVPTAIRSIQRKGRTGRQSEGRVVVLMAEDTRDEAYFWISRRREKEMESELRDLKGMADDLEEELDDAQRSLDAFESGAKVNAGGGESKEGNGTSSGSGGVRSRPGLDDFAGDADGAEAEDVETHDPHAEGDAVEIVADQREMDANIARDLSRRDGIEIRLETLDVGDYVCSDRVVVERKSVADFVDSLVGGERSVFEQVGAMARGYSRPVVIVEGEGLYEQRDVHPNAVRGALSSLAVDFGASVLRTESEEDTTELLAVIARREQETADREVSVHGEKGAKTLGEQQEYVVSSIAEIGPVTARSLLDEFGSVEAVMTASEGELQDADGVGTVTAERIREVVGSEYTGTK, encoded by the coding sequence ATGGCAGCGACGGACGAGGGGAGCCAGCCGACGATCGAACACCCGCTGCTGGAACCCGACCTCCTCGAACGGCGGCTCTACCAGCTGAAACTCGCCGGTACCGCGGCGAACGACCACACGCTCGTCTGCCTGCCGACCGGCCTCGGCAAGACGACGGTGAGCCTGCTCGTGACGGCCCGCCGCCTCGACGAGGTCGGCGGCAAGTCGCTGATGCTCGCGCCGACGAAACCCCTCGTGTCGCAACACGCCGACTTCTACCGGGAGGCGCTGCGGATTCCGGACGAGGAGATCGTCGTCTTCACGGGCGACGTCAGCCCCGACGACCGCGCCGCCCTCTGGGAGGACGCCCGGATCGTGATGGCGACCCCGCAGGTGATCGAGAACGACCTCGTCGGGGGTCGGATCTCGCTTTCGGACGTCACCCACCTCACCTTCGACGAGTGCCACCGCGCGACCGGCGACTACGCGTACAACTACATCGCCGAGCGCTACCACGAGGACGCCCGCGACCCGCTCGTGACGGGCATGTCGGCCTCGCCGGGCGGCGACGAGGAGGCGATCCTCGAAGTCTGCGAGAACCTCGGCATCCGCGAGGTGGAGGTGATGACCGAGGAGGACGCCGACGTCGCGGAGTTCACCCACGACACCGACGTCGAGTGGGAGCGCATCGAACTTCCCGAGGAGGTCCTCGAGATCCGCGACGCGCTAAACGAGGTGATCCGGGACCGACTGGAGAAGCTGAAGGAGCTGGGGGTGGCGAAGTCGACCCAGCCCGACCAGTCACAGACGGACCTCAACCGGATGCGCGCGGAGTTGCAGACGCTCATCAACAACGACCAGTCGGAGGGGTACAAGGGGATGTCCGTCCACGCGGAGGTGATGAAGCTCCGGCAGGCGGTCACGCTCGTCGAGACCCAGAGCGTCGAAGCCGTCCGGCGGTACTTCGAGCGCCAGCGCAACCAGGCGCGCACCTCGGGGGCGTCGAAGGCGAGCCAACGGCTCGTGAGCGATCCCCGGGTCCGCGAGGCGATGCGCAAGGCGGAGAGCTTCGACGAACTCCACCCGAAGTACCGCAAGACCCGCATGCTACTCGCCGAGACCCTCGGTCTGGAGGGCGGCGAGCGCGTCATCGTCTTCACCGAGTCCCGCGACACGGCGGAGGCGCTTACGGACTTCCTCTCCGAGAGCTTCGACGCCGAGCGGTTCGTCGGGCAGGGCGACCGCGAAGGGTCGGACGGAATGACCCAGACCCAGCAACAGGCGGTCCTCGACCGGTTCCGCGCCGGCGAGTTCGAGGTGCTCGTCTCCACCTCCGTCGCCGAGGAGGGACTGGACGTGCCGGAGGTCGACCTCGTGCTCTTCTACGAACCCGTGCCGACGGCGATCCGGTCGATCCAGCGCAAGGGCCGGACGGGCCGGCAGTCGGAGGGCCGGGTCGTCGTCCTGATGGCCGAGGACACCCGCGACGAGGCCTACTTCTGGATCTCCCGCCGGCGCGAGAAGGAGATGGAGTCGGAACTGCGCGACCTGAAGGGGATGGCCGACGACCTGGAGGAGGAACTCGACGACGCCCAGCGGTCGCTCGACGCGTTCGAGAGCGGAGCGAAAGTGAACGCCGGGGGCGGCGAATCGAAGGAAGGCAACGGGACGTCCAGTGGAAGCGGGGGGGTTCGAAGCCGGCCCGGACTCGACGACTTCGCGGGCGACGCCGACGGGGCGGAAGCCGAGGACGTCGAGACCCACGACCCGCACGCGGAGGGCGACGCGGTCGAAATCGTCGCCGACCAGCGGGAGATGGACGCCAACATCGCCCGCGACCTCTCGCGGCGCGACGGGATCGAGATCCGACTCGAGACGCTCGACGTGGGCGACTACGTCTGCTCGGACCGCGTCGTCGTCGAGCGCAAGTCCGTCGCGGACTTCGTCGACTCGCTCGTCGGCGGCGAGCGGTCGGTGTTCGAGCAGGTGGGCGCGATGGCGCGGGGCTACTCCCGGCCCGTCGTGATCGTCGAAGGCGAAGGGCTGTACGAGCAACGCGACGTCCACCCGAACGCCGTCCGCGGCGCCCTGTCGAGCCTCGCGGTCGACTTCGGCGCGAGCGTGCTCAGAACGGAAAGCGAGGAGGACACGACGGAACTGCTCGCGGTGATCGCCCGCCGGGAGCAGGAGACCGCCGACCGCGAGGTGTCGGTCCACGGCGAGAAGGGCGCGAAGACGCTGGGCGAACAACAGGAGTACGTCGTCTCCTCGATCGCCGAGATCGGTCCCGTCACCGCCCGCTCGCTGCTCGACGAGTTCGGCAGCGTCGAGGCGGTGATGACCGCGAGCGAGGGGGAACTACAGGACGCCGACGGCGTCGGGACGGTGACCGCCGAGCGGATCCGCGAGGTCGTCGGGAGTGAATACACGGGGACGAAGTGA
- a CDS encoding DUF7556 family protein: MVVEHSQRAPTRSETVVSAIDSDGTTAQYVIADISADGAWLSMAAEDAPTLPAWR; the protein is encoded by the coding sequence ATGGTGGTCGAACACAGTCAGCGCGCGCCGACCCGGAGCGAGACGGTCGTTTCGGCGATCGATTCCGACGGCACGACCGCCCAGTACGTCATCGCCGACATCTCCGCGGACGGCGCGTGGCTCTCGATGGCCGCCGAGGACGCGCCGACGCTCCCGGCCTGGCGTTGA
- a CDS encoding calcium-binding protein gives MKYDQLGESRRSVLKKGALASGALALGTGAGAGAAAAQGERVLVFSPNFYPGESLDVMAQLPKPITVRVLQTVDEETVPEIDSPDDYAGHVIRYDNGGGDAEGVTAFLFTRENKLDDGDSETLSDSASMFSPQLNLVRTSFD, from the coding sequence ATGAAATACGACCAGCTTGGCGAATCACGCCGATCCGTCCTGAAGAAGGGCGCGCTCGCGTCGGGCGCGCTCGCACTCGGCACGGGCGCCGGGGCGGGGGCAGCGGCCGCACAGGGGGAGCGAGTGTTGGTGTTCTCGCCTAACTTTTACCCCGGCGAGAGCCTCGACGTGATGGCGCAACTGCCGAAACCGATAACCGTGCGCGTCCTGCAGACGGTCGACGAGGAGACGGTTCCGGAGATCGACAGCCCGGACGATTACGCCGGCCACGTCATCCGGTACGACAACGGCGGCGGCGACGCGGAAGGGGTGACGGCGTTCCTCTTCACACGCGAGAACAAACTCGACGACGGCGATTCGGAGACGCTGAGCGATAGCGCCTCGATGTTCAGTCCGCAGTTGAACCTCGTGCGCACGTCGTTCGACTGA